TTGGCTGGTTAAAAGCACGCCGGTTTCTTGACATATATGATTTTCAAAAAGATAAATTCTATCGACATGCGTGCTTTCTCCCAAAATTTGTAGGCTTTTTAAAAGGGCTGAGCGAAAATCTTGGTTCGTCAAGAGCTCGCGATTTGCATTGGCAGCCGCTTTCAATAACTCGCTTTTCTGTTGTGCAACTTTTTCCGCCATGGGATAGCGAAAAAGATGAATCGCCAATTCTTCCGATGAAGGCTCTGGGCGAACAATCGCATGAAGAAAAACCGATGCGCCATTTACGTGGCGCAGCTGAAACGGGCTGCAAAAAATGCCGTCCGGCTTTTTCTCTCCACACGCCAAATGCTGAAGATCTCGATTGAATTGCGCCACATCATTTGGCTCAAGCAAGCTTCGAAAGGAAACTTCTTGAGCAAGCAAGGCTTCTTTTGAATAACCCAGCAGCGTTTGAAAGCGCTCACTAATCGAAGTGATGCTCAGGTCGGTAAGATTTTTCACGTGTATCGTGATGATTTCTTCCGGCTCATTGTGCTCCAGGTGGCTATTCTGCGCACGGCTTGATTTCTGACTTTGCGCCGCCGCTTCTCCGGTTGAAATCTTGTGATTTAATTCTGCGGGTTCTGTTTTTGAGGCGATGTCCTTCTGCGTCATAGTACAACTAAAATGAGGGATTACTGGGATTTTCTTTGAAACAACTACTTGCCGAAACAAAATCCTTCGCGCCAGCGCATTTTTCCAGATTGAACTTTCGACAGGGATTAGCAGGTTGGGAACACCGAAGAATAAGAATATCGTGCTAAATTGTAAAGCGCCGTTTTAGAAAAAACACTGATAATTGCGCAAATTAGAACACAATAGATGTTATTTTGTTCATCGCTCAATTTCTGAATAATCATGCAACGCTGCATTCACTTACTTTTAATTGGAAGCTTGTTCGCTTTTTCATTTTCCTGCAAACCTGATGATCCCAATAAGATTTCAGCCGACGAGGTTCTGAAAAAAGCACAAGAAACGATGGAAATTTCAACAAAATTCGTGCTTCAAGAAAAAGAGGCTTTCGAGAAAAACTCGGAAGCGCGACTCAAAACCATCCGCGGCGATATCGAAGACATGAAAGCCGCGCTGAGCACCGCCAATGAAACGGCCAGCGAAATTCAAGCGCAGCTCAACGCTATCGAGAAAAAAGAAGCCGAGCTTGAGGCTTGGCTTGAAAAAATGGAAACCGACGATGCGCTTCAAGGCGCACAACAGGGATTTCATGCGGCGATGGCGGAACTTGAAAAAGCCAAAGAAAATCTGGAAAAACGCTTGAAATAACGCCAATTTAGCCTACTTATTTGCAATTTCTTTGCATTTCTACGATATTCAAACCGTTTTTTTTACTGCTATTTACTTTTTTATAATTGAATTTTTGCTACTCATGAAAGTTCTTCGCTGGTTGATTTTTGGCATTTTCCTTATGTATATGGGCGCTTGCTCCCAAAACAATCCTCCAAAATCAGATGTCCCTGTTGAAAAACGAAACTTGTTTGTCGCAAATGTAGATGAACTTTACGGTTTTATAGACGAGCAGGGCAACATGCTTATTCCGCCAAAGTTTGACATTGCCTATCGATTCAAAAATGGGTTTGCGCCCGTTAGAGTGGGCGACAAATGGGGATTTATTGACAAGTCAGGCGCGTACTTGATAGAACCGACTTACTCACAAGTAACGCCCTTTCGCTATGGATTTGCCCGCGTTCAAGTGGATGATAAATGGGGTTATGTGGATTCGACAGGCAAGCTGGTATTTCAGCCAATTTATGATGTTGCCAATCAGTTTTCCGAAGGACTTGCGGTGGTTTGCCTCGATGGAAAATTCGGCGCGATTAACCGCAATGGAACGCTTGTTATTCAACCAAAATTTGAAAAAGCCTATCATTTTTTGCAAGGCATGGCCGTGGTTAGGCTTGATGGCAACTGGGGCTACATTGATTCCACAGGAAAAATGGTTGTGCCGGCTAAGTTTGAAAAAGCTGAAAATTTCAGTCAAGGCCGCGCAATGGTGCAATTGGGTGATAAATGGGGATTTATTGATAAGTCGGGAGCATTTATTGCCGAGCCTCAGTACGACGACGCCTGGATTTTTCTTGATGGGCTCGCCCGCGTGAAAAAAGATGGCAAATGGGGCTATATCGACTCCACCGGAAACATGGCTATTCAGCCGCAGTTTGAACAAGCCTTGAACTTTACGAACGGGACGGCTCGAATCGCAGAAAATGGCAAATGGGGCTACATTGATAAATCTGGCAAAGTGATCATCCAACCGCAGTTTGAGAACGCCATGCCATTTAGCGAAGGACTTGCACAAGTGATGGTTGATGGCAAATGGGGCTACATTGATTCCACAGGAAGCATGATCATTCAGCCGCAATTTGATAAAGCATCAAATTTTGAGGAAGGCGTGGCGCTCGTCATCACCGATGGCGTCTCCGGCTACATTCAAAAATCCGGCAACTATATTTGGCACGGGAAATGACATGCTGAAGCGGTTCAGAATTTTTACCGCACCGATAAAAAAACAATTTCGAAGCGGCTGTTTAACGAATTTTCAATTTTTTCCGATTTTTGATCGGAAATTCTGTTACAAACGCAAGTGATTTTTAAGGCGATGCGCAATTTTCAGATTTTCTTGGTCATTTTTTTCTGCTTGACACAAACGGCACAAGCCGGCGACAAAAGCGTCGGCGAAACGCTCGGCGACGACGCAACAGAATATTACAAAGATATGAAGCGCATTTTTTCCTCTCCCGCGCGCTTCAGCACAACGCAGTGGCTTGTGCTGGGTTCAGCACTTGGCGCAACGGCTTCGGCGTATTTGGTTGAAGAAGATGTTCGCGCGTTCGCTCAGGAAAACCACACGCCGTTTTTAGACGCGTTGATGCCCGTTGGCGATTACTATGGCCGAATGGTGAGCAGCACTGCGCTCAGTTCCGTGATTTACCTTGGTGGGTTGACGTTTGACGATCGCGAAACGCGCCTGACTGGACGCGCTGCCATCGAAGCCGTAACCTTCTCGCTGGCGATTACCGGCGTGATGAAAGTGCTCTTTGGCCGCAGCCGACCTTACACGGAGCATGGCCACGCACAATTCAATTGGCTTGAGACGCAAGAACAATTTCTGTCGTTTCCCTCAGGACATTCCACCGCAGCTTTTGCGCTCTCTTCGGCGCTCAGCGTGCGCATCGACCGGCCTTGGGCAACCGCCGGCCTTTACAGCCTTGCTGCGATCACGCTGCTAAACCGCATGTATGACGATAAACATTGGCTTTCAGACACCGTTATGGGCGCTGCGATTGGCACGGCTATTGGCATCGCCGTTGGGAAAATGGTCAACAAAGAAGCGGAGCAAACCGGCGACGAAAAAGTCTCGGGTGCTCCGCTTGAAGTTCCGATTGTTTCGGTTTCTTTTTGAAGAACCGACTACAACATCTTACTTGCCGTAAGCCAATTTAAGCGCGTTGTAGTTCGCCTCGATGGTCTTCTGAAGATCTTCTTCCGTGTGCATCGTTGAGATGAACATGGCTTCGAACTGAGAGCAAGCAAGATAAATGCCGCTTTCAAGCATCGAGTTGAAGTATGTGGCAAACTTCGCCGTGTCGGAGCTATTCGCAGTTTCAAAATCAACCACTTCTTTGTCGGTGAAGAAGAGGCAAGACATTGAACCCACGCGGGTTTGGCAAAGGTTGAGGCCAAGTTTTTCAAGGTTGCTCTTGAAGCCTTCTTCAATTATCACGGCTTTTTTCTCAAGTTCAGGATATGGATTTTCCTCAGCCAAAATCTTGATGGTTGCCAAACCGGCGCTCATGGCAAGCGGGTTGCCGGAAAGCGTGCCAGCCTGATAAACCGTGCCGACCGGAGAAACATGCTCCATGATTTCTTTCTTGCCGCCGTAAGCACCCACTGGAAGACCACCGCCGATGATTTTACCCATAGTGGTAAGATCCGGTGTAATGCCATAAACTTCCTGTGCACCGCCGAGTGCCACGCGGAAGCCAGTCATGACTTCGTCGAAAATCAACACAATGCCTTCTTTGTCGCAAAGCTCGCGAAGTGCAACCAAGAACTCTTTCTTGGAAGGCACCACACCCATGTTGCCGCCGACAGCCTCGATGATAATCGCCGCGACGTTGCCTTTGTTGCTGTCAACAAGAGCGCGAACGGATTCGATGTCGTTGTAAGTGGCATTGAGCGTATCTTTTGCGGTGCCTTCGGTCACGCCAGGGCTGCTTGGCGCGCCAAGTGTCAATGCACCAGAACCGGCTTTGATGAGGAAGCTATCGCCATGACCGTGATAGCAGCCTTCAAATTTGATGATTTTTTCACGCTTGGTGTAGCCACGAGCCAAACGAATCGCCGACATGGTGGCTTCTGTTCCGCTATTTACCATGCGAACCATTTCAACGGAAGGAACAACTTTTATGATCAGCTCAGCAAGCTCGATTTCCAATTCGGTTGGTGCGCCGAAGCTTGTACCGTGCGCTTTCATGGTGCGCTCGATAGCTTCAATAACGCGTGGATGTGAATGGCCTAAAATGAAAGGCCCCCATGAACCGACATAATCAATGTAGCTATTGCCGTCTACGTCGATCATTCTGGCGCCTTCGCCTTTGGTAACGAAAACAGGTGTGCCGCCCACAGAATTGAATGCGCGAACCGGGGAGTTGACACCACCAGGAATTACTTTCTTTGCTCTTTCAAAGAGCGCTGCTGAAGTTTTCAAATTTAGCATGTTTATAGAAGGTCTTTTTTTTAGAGATATGCTATCAGAACAAATTTTGGTTTTTCATGTTGGCAAGCAGACGCGCTTAATATATGCTATCATTAAAATTGCTGCGAAAACAGCCCTTGCACCTACTGCAAACTTGCCTCATTTAAAACGCACTGAAAATAGAGAGAAAGTATTACAGTCGCAAGCCCTTGCACAGCGTAAAAACATTTCTTTTCAGGTTCTTTTTTTGCGTGCAAAACGCATCCTGAAGCTGAATTCGGCAAGGTTAATTGTTCTTAAGGAAAATCATTGAAAAATCATTAATTTGATTCAACATTATAGATCACCACATTATCAAACACACCGCGCGCCCCCTGCGCAACCGACAAAATGAGGGAGAATGGCGTCAATCGATGATGACATTTAGATATAATGATTTATGAGGAAATAGCATGGTAGAATTTTAGTAGAGAACAATCATGAAAATCTCAACTACACAGTCAAAGATCGATAATATTAAGAAACGGCTGGATTCCAACATCGATGAAAAAGAGCGCGTAGACTTGCTGGTTTCTCTTGCCGAAACGATTCACATCACCAACACGCAATATGCACTTGACTTAGGAAAACGCGCCTGCGATCAGGCCAAAGAATTGTGCTACAAAAAAGGTCAAGCCAAAGGCTTGTGCATTATTGGCAAATGCCTCTGGCGGCTTTCGAACAATGAAGAAGCCCTCACCCACTTACTCGAATCCCTTTGGACATTTGAAGAAATCGGCGAACGCACCGGCGAGGCCAAAGCCCTTATGGCAATGGGCGTTGTTCTAAAAAGCCTGAGCGATTTCGAACAGGCCATCGGCTATTTTTTCCAAAGTCTTCGAATTTTGGAGGAAGTCAACGATAAAGTTAGCCAAGCCGAAGTGATGAACAACATCGGCAACGTGTTTAAAAATCTGAACAATTACTACGAAGCGCTGCCCTATTACCAACAAAGTTTAGCTATTCTCGAGTCCGCAAATGAAAAACATGGGATGGCACTTGCTCTTAACAACATCGGCTACGTGCACTACGCGTTAGGCAAATATGATGAAGCGTTGCCCTATTTTCAGCAAAGTATTAAGTATGCAAAAGAAATCGGCGATGCCATTGCAGAGTCTGAAGCGCTGAACAACATGGGCATGGTTTATGAAAAAATTGTTGACGACCAAACGGCGCTGGATATTTATTTCAAAAGCCTTTTGAAATCGCAGGAAATCGGCGATCGCTATGGAGAAGCGCGCGTGCTGCTTTCCATTGGGATGCAGTACGCCAAAAATAAAGACATTGAAAGCGCAGAGCAGTATTTGCAAGAATCGACCTTGATTGCGGAGGCCGTTAAAGCAAGAAGCATTATGTGCCAAGCGTATCGCGCCCTTGCCAATGTTTATGAGCAGAAAAAAGATTTTGAGCGAGCGTTAGGCTACTATAAGGCGTTCGATAGCATCAAAGAAGAGCTTTTAAGTAAAGACATCACGGGAAAAATCAACGCACTTAAGCAGAATTTTGAGCTTCACACCGTTCAAAAAGAACTCGAGCTATTCCGCACCAAAAATGAAGAGTTGATAGGCGCTTTTCGCGACTTGCAATCGCTCAATATTTCACTTCAAGCCGAGCTTGATTTAAAGACACGCGTTGTGAATGAACTTCGTTCTAAAAATGACGCAAAAGATGCTGAACCACGAAAAGACTTTTTAACAAACCTTTACACCCTGCGCGCCGTTTCTCCAAAGTTGAAACATTTGTTTGATTCTGCCAAGCGGCAAGGAAAAGAGCTAAGTATAGCAGTTATTGAAATTGACTTGTTTAAACAAATCAACAGCCGCTATCCAAGCCAAATCATGAGTGAAGTTTTAAAAAAAGTGGCCCAAATTCTAAAGGAGCATATCCGAACAGAAGACATTTTGGTACGCTATCTTGGCAGTTCTTTTGTGCTACTGATGCCCGATTTGCCAGCTGTTCGTGCTTTTATTATTTGTGAAAAAATGCGCCAGGCCGTTGAGTCGTTTCGCTGGGGCATGCTGGCTTCTGGACTAAAAATAACCGTGAGTTTCGGCTTAGCCGACGATCTAAAAGTGCCGAGCTATGAAAAGCTCATTCGCTTAGCCGAAATGAAGCTTCAACAAACCGAGCGCTCAGGCGGCAACCAAGTCAGGAGCTAAGCTTTTTATTGACAAATTGCCAAATTGATTGGGAAAAAAAGTTTTTTTGAATAATTTAATTTTTGACAGTTGTATGTATATGGCTATGGTTGTTTTAGAACTTTTGAGTTAAAAATGCGTATGTTAGGCACGAACTTATCCATTACGAACACTTCCCCAAATTGTAAATTAAAACCAGTTATTTGCTGCTTGAAGGCTAATTTCCGAAAAGTAGTATTGTTTTAGCTGTTAGGTTAAAAGCAGCTCTATTTAAGATAGGTGCGCAAACGAAGCAGCGAGCGCCAAGCAAAAGTATTGTATTGTTAAACATGTTTATTATTTAGAAATCACGCGAAATCAAAAAGAGTTATTATTATGCTTTCAGTTATCACTATTCTTGTTGTAAGTTATTTGATAGGGTCGATTCCGACAAGCATTCTTGTTAGCAAATTTGTGAAGGGAATTGACATTCGCGAATTTGGGAGCGGCAATGCCGGCGGCACGAACGTGTTTCGTGTGTTGGGGTGGCAAGCCGGTTTATTTGTCACCCTTTTTGATATGCTCAAAGGCGTAGCCGTTGTTTTGTGGGTTGTCGCCTATTTTGAACTGAATCAATTAGACCAAATGCCTGACATCAATCGCGTTGCGCTTCAATTGCTTGCAGGCATTAGCGCCATGATCGGGCATGTTTATACTATTTTCGCTGGATTTAAAGGAGGCAAAGGCGTTAGCACGGCTGCCGGCATTATGATTGGCATCGCACCGGTTACCATGCTAATCGTTTTGGGCGTTTTCTTCACGGTGATGCTCAGCTCGCGCTACGTGTCGCTTTCTTCCATGATTGCTGCGCTCAGCTTTCCTGTTACCATTGCGATTCGCAAGTATATTTTTGAGCTTGGCAACGGGTTAGACTATTATGTCAATATTTTCGGCACAAGCCATCACATTCACGACAGCCTCGATTATCATCTCATGATTTTCGGAGCACTTGTCGCCTTGACGATTGTCTACACCCACCGCGCAAATATTCAGCGATTGCGACTCGGGACGGAAAATCGCGTGAATTTATTTAGCAAAAAAGAAAAGTAACGTGTAGCTTAAAAGCTCCGATTAATTTTCGCAGCAGAGATTTAGGTTATCTCAAAAGCAAAGTCACCCAAGAAGCATTTGCTCAAAAATGGAAGCGCGTAAAAAAGCACTTCTGGCTTGAAAAAGCTTCGTTTCGTTCGAACTTAACGGCTTTTGAGATAGCCTTTTCTCTGCTTTTGAATTGATAGACACGATCAGGATGAATATTTCAGTTCTTGGCGCAGGCAGTTGGGGAACCACGCTTGCCGTGCTACTCGCCAAAAAAGGCTTTCCGATTACTACTTTGGGCTTATGGCGCTTCGTTCGCAGAAAAACTCCAACGCGAACGCGAAAACACCGTTTATTTAAAAGGCATCCCTTTTCCTGAAAATATCCAGATAACCAATAGTGAGGCGCTCGCTGCGGAAAGCGCGGACATGCTTGTGGTTGCCACACCGGCACAAGCCGTTAGGGAAACGCTACACCGAATTCATCAAACAGCGTTGTCTGGCAAAACACTCGTCAATCTCTCCAAAGGCATCGAAGTAAAAACCGGCTTACGAATTTCACAGGTCATTCGTCAGGTTCATCCAGAAGTTCAGGATGAGCAAATTGCGATTCTCTATGGGCCGAGTCACGCCGAAGAAGTTTGCACGGAGCATCCTACCACGGTTGTAGCCGCGTCGACGTGCCTGGAAACAGCAAAGCTTGTTCAAGATACTTTTATAACACCCATGTTTCGAGTCTATGTAAACGACGATGTCATTGGCGTGGAAATCGGCGGTTCGGTCAAAAATATCATGGCCATTGCTGCTGGAATTAGCGACGGATTGGGTTTTGGCGACAATGCCAAAGCAGCCATTATCACGCGCGGCATAGCTGAAATTTCTCGTTTGGGTGCTCGCCTTGGTGCCAATCCGCTCACTTTTGCCGGACTTGCCGGCATTGGCGATTTGGTGGTTACCTGCTCCAGTCGCCATAGCCGAAACCGCTATGTTGGCGAAATGATTGGCAAAGGCAAAAGCTTGGACGAAATTATTCAAAGCATGGAGATGATCGCCGAAGGCGTTGAAACTACCCGCGCAGTGGCCGCGCTATCCAAAGAGCTGAATGTAGACATGCCAATCACGCAAAGTGTTTATGAAATGCTTTTTGAAGGCAAGCCGGTCAAGCAAGCCGTCTATGAGCTCATGACGCGCGATCCCAAGTTTGAGCTTAGCTAAACGCCTTTCTGCCAACACATTTCCCCTACTTCAAAGACCGGATTTGCTGGATTGCTCCGCCATTTTGCCTGATTTTTTTCTTTTCCACATTTCCGACCGCCGCGACCCAACCACACAAAAACACACAGCAACCATGAGAAAAGCGCTTCGCTTTTAATGCGCGCAGCCGTGAAATTCTCACCTTAGATGAAAAGGCTATCGCATGGCAATGGATTTCTTTCAAAGAGAAGCTATCTTCCTCTGAAAATTGTAGAACAGGTGAAATTTAACCCTTAGCACATGCGCAAGATTTTTACCGTGCTCTGTGGATTGCTTTTGCTGGCAACGCCACTTTTTGCTCAAGATAAAGTTTATGATTTTCTAAATTTAGAAAGAAGTGCCAAAGTTGCAGCGCTGGGCGGAAACAGCGTTTCGTTTATCGGCGACTTAAACGCATTTTTTCAAAATCCAGCTGTTTTGAACAGCAACACCAATCGGCGTGGGGCATTTAGTTTTCAAAAGCATTTGATGGATATCAATTCCGGTTTTGCCGTCTACGGACGCTCCATTGAATCGATTGGCGATTTTGCCGCAGGCGTTTCTTATGTAAACTACGGCAGCTTCGACGAAACCGATGAGCTTGGCAATATTATCGGATCATTTGCCGCGCAAGATTTGGCGTTGCAGATTGGCTATGCGTTTGATTTGGAGGAGTATGATTACGGCTACTTGCGCGCCGGCATTTCGTTAAAGTATATTTATTCCAACATTGCGGACTACACGTCTTCGGCGTTGGCGTTAGACGCAGGCATCGTTTTAGTCATTCCCGAGAGCGATGTTGAAATTGGCTTTGCCTTGACAAACTACGGCTGGCAACTTGCAAAATATGACGCAGCATCAGAGGATTTGCCTACCGATATGCGCCTTGCCTTGACAACACGCCCGGAAGGCCTGCCGCTGGCACTTACAATCGGCCTTGTCCAACTCAACAACGATTTCAGCTTGACGGAAAAAGTGAAAAATTTCACCATTGGCGGCGAATTTTCTTTTGGGGAATTTGTTAGGTTTCGGTTAGGATTTAATAATGCCCTTCGCAACGATGTCAAAAGCGGAGAGAACGCCGGCATGGTGGGCGCATCTGCGGGCTTAGGAATCTTGTATCGCGATTTTCACTTTGATTATTCCTACTCTTCATGGGGCTCGATTGGCGCGCTGCATCAATTCTCTATTTCCACAACATTGTAGATTTATCAGGCATTTTTGCTCGTCAACTGCAAAAAAAACAAAAAAAGTGACCGCAAAACACCTTACAAACAGGTCGCTCATCGCATTCTAAGTTGTGCTAAAAATTCAGCGCAACTTTACCAGCAAGATTTCAAAAAAACCCACGACTTTTTCTCGAATTCCCTTTCCTAAAGTTCTAAAAACAAAGCTTTTCTCAGTAAATTGATGGTTGATGTTCTTCTCATGTGAGTCTGTTGTCTATGTGTTAATGAATTTGTTTTGTGTAATGAAAAATAAACGGAAATGGTTGCTGACCTATCAAATCGTGGTAAGGGAAAAGATGAACTTCCCGCAAAGATAACGGACGCTACTTTTGCGGTTGTTGATTTGGAAACAACTGGTGGCTTAAAACCGGAAAATCGAATTATTGAGATTTGCGCGATCAAGTGCCGTAATGGCCAAGAGGTTGGCATGTTGGAATCGCTGGTTAATCCAGAGCAACAAATCTCGTATTTCATTTCGCAATATACCGGCATTACGAACAGCATGGTCGACAATGCGCCGGTGATTCAAAGCCTCTTGACGAAAGTCTCTGAATTTTTTCAGGAAACCATTTTTGTTGCGCACAATGTCCCGTTTGATATGGGATTTATCAACATGGAGCTCGAGCGCAACGGCTATGCGAAACTGACGAACCGCTGGCTTTGCACATTTCGTTTGGCGCGGCGACTGCTGCCAACGCAGCAAAAGAAAAATCTTGGCGACCTGGCCAAATATTTCGGCATCATAGTTGAAAATCGACACCGAGCTCGCGGCGATTGCGAAGCCACCATCAAGTTGCTCGCCGAATTGATCATTCTTGCTCAAGAGCAACACGGTGTTGAAACCGCCGAGGAGTTGCTTTCCCTACAATTCAAAGCGATCCGCAATTTTAAGCGCGAACCCCGACACTTTTCCAAAATTCGCAATACCGTTCTAAACAAATTCCCGACAAAGTCTGGCGTGTATTTGATGAAATCAGCCAAAGACGAAGTGCTTTACATCGGCAAATCGAAAAATTTGAAATCGCGCGTGTCGTCGTATTTCAATCAAAATATCGATCGTTCGGAAAAGGTTGTGGAGCTCACCCATCATGTTCGCAAAATTGATTACACGCTGACAGGCTCGGAGCTTGAAGCGCTGCTTTTGGAATCAAAATTGATTAAGCAATACAAACCGCGCTTCAACACGCTGCTAAAACGCTATCGTTCATATCCTTTTTTGACTTTTTCGGAGCATGAATTTCCAAAGTTAGAAATTGCGCTGGATGTTGAGGATGGCGATAAAGAATATTTTGGCCCTTTTCCATCGTTAGAATTGCTTCAGCATGTTGTAGAAATTTTGGAGCGCTATTTCAAAGTTCGCAAATGCTCCGATCACGATTTTTCGCGGGCGCGTTTTTGCATATACTTCGATCTGGATCGCTGCTTTGCGCCGTGCAAACATCCCAAGCATTATAAAGAGGCCTACATCAAAGAGTTGGATCAGATTCGAGCGTTTCTTTCCGGCAAAAATCCTGAAATTATCAATGTGATGATTCGGGAAATGAAAGCGCTGGCCAGCGAAAACCTGTTCGAAGAAGCCGCCGACTTGAAACAAAAAATTCATAGTTTGCAGAAAGTTTTCTTTCGCCAGTCCGATATCGTGAATTCGGTTAATGAAAACAATGTGATTGCAATTTTGCCTTCCGAAAATTTTTCCGACTGCTGCAAAGAATATGTGCTGCTCTTTGTTCGGTTTGGAAGATTAATCGATCAGAAAAAAGTTTTTGAGGACGAAACGGAAAGCCTGGTGCCGGTTATTGCGTCGGTTTATCACAATGGCCACAGCTCGCCAACGCCATGCCGAAAGGAGGAAATTGACGAGATGCAAATTCTATCCAATTGGATTTATCAGAATAAAGACTCGCTTCATTGCTTTTACGTGAAAGACGCTTTGACAACCGAACAAATTCACGAAACGCTGCAAAAACGCCTGAAAAGTCTTTCGGAAACACGTTGAGGAAAAGGGATTCAGAACTCAAAAGCTGATTTGCTCTGTCCTGTTTTGCGTCGTAACTTGCATTTTTATAGCAAGTCCATTGCATTTTCAAATTGCGATTAATTGATTTTTCCATTGACAAGTTCAACAACAACGACACTCGAACCTGCACTTTATATTGTGGCTACGCCTATCGGCAATTTGGAAGACATGACGTTTCGCGCAGTGACAACCTTGCGAGCCGCCGACTGCATCGCTTGCGAAGACACGCGCCAAACGCGCAAATTGCTCCAACATTTTGCCATCGATTCGAAAACACTTCTCAGCTACCATAATTTCAACGAACGCACGGCTTCCGCCAAAATTCTGGAATTTTTGCAATCGGGAAAAAGCGTGGCGCTCGTGAGCGATGCCGGCACGCCCGTTATTTCCGACCCGGGATTTTTTTTGGTTCGCGCAGCTCGCGACGCAGGGTTTCGGGTTGTTCCCATTCCAGGCGCAAGTGCGCTGGCAGCGGCAGTTTCGGTTTCGCCTTTGCCGGTAAATCGTTTTTATTTTGAAGGATTTTTGCCCCAAAAAAAAGGCCGCCAAACGCGCTTGCAATATCTTGCGGAACTTGAATCGAGTGTTGTGCTCTACGAATCGCCTCATCGTATCTTGAAATTGTTGGATGAACTTTCAGCTCATTTTGGCGATCGGCAAATCATGCTTGCACGCGAGATGACAAAAATCTACGAGGAGTTTCTTTTGGGAACGATTGCTGAGGCGAAAGCAAATTTGCAGGAAAGGAAAATTCAAGGCGAGTTTGTCGTGATTGTT
Above is a window of Chloroherpeton thalassium ATCC 35110 DNA encoding:
- a CDS encoding WG repeat-containing protein, with the translated sequence MKVLRWLIFGIFLMYMGACSQNNPPKSDVPVEKRNLFVANVDELYGFIDEQGNMLIPPKFDIAYRFKNGFAPVRVGDKWGFIDKSGAYLIEPTYSQVTPFRYGFARVQVDDKWGYVDSTGKLVFQPIYDVANQFSEGLAVVCLDGKFGAINRNGTLVIQPKFEKAYHFLQGMAVVRLDGNWGYIDSTGKMVVPAKFEKAENFSQGRAMVQLGDKWGFIDKSGAFIAEPQYDDAWIFLDGLARVKKDGKWGYIDSTGNMAIQPQFEQALNFTNGTARIAENGKWGYIDKSGKVIIQPQFENAMPFSEGLAQVMVDGKWGYIDSTGSMIIQPQFDKASNFEEGVALVITDGVSGYIQKSGNYIWHGK
- a CDS encoding phosphatase PAP2 family protein, with the translated sequence MTQTAQAGDKSVGETLGDDATEYYKDMKRIFSSPARFSTTQWLVLGSALGATASAYLVEEDVRAFAQENHTPFLDALMPVGDYYGRMVSSTALSSVIYLGGLTFDDRETRLTGRAAIEAVTFSLAITGVMKVLFGRSRPYTEHGHAQFNWLETQEQFLSFPSGHSTAAFALSSALSVRIDRPWATAGLYSLAAITLLNRMYDDKHWLSDTVMGAAIGTAIGIAVGKMVNKEAEQTGDEKVSGAPLEVPIVSVSF
- the hemL gene encoding glutamate-1-semialdehyde 2,1-aminomutase, with product MKTSAALFERAKKVIPGGVNSPVRAFNSVGGTPVFVTKGEGARMIDVDGNSYIDYVGSWGPFILGHSHPRVIEAIERTMKAHGTSFGAPTELEIELAELIIKVVPSVEMVRMVNSGTEATMSAIRLARGYTKREKIIKFEGCYHGHGDSFLIKAGSGALTLGAPSSPGVTEGTAKDTLNATYNDIESVRALVDSNKGNVAAIIIEAVGGNMGVVPSKKEFLVALRELCDKEGIVLIFDEVMTGFRVALGGAQEVYGITPDLTTMGKIIGGGLPVGAYGGKKEIMEHVSPVGTVYQAGTLSGNPLAMSAGLATIKILAEENPYPELEKKAVIIEEGFKSNLEKLGLNLCQTRVGSMSCLFFTDKEVVDFETANSSDTAKFATYFNSMLESGIYLACSQFEAMFISTMHTEEDLQKTIEANYNALKLAYGK
- a CDS encoding tetratricopeptide repeat-containing diguanylate cyclase; translated protein: MKISTTQSKIDNIKKRLDSNIDEKERVDLLVSLAETIHITNTQYALDLGKRACDQAKELCYKKGQAKGLCIIGKCLWRLSNNEEALTHLLESLWTFEEIGERTGEAKALMAMGVVLKSLSDFEQAIGYFFQSLRILEEVNDKVSQAEVMNNIGNVFKNLNNYYEALPYYQQSLAILESANEKHGMALALNNIGYVHYALGKYDEALPYFQQSIKYAKEIGDAIAESEALNNMGMVYEKIVDDQTALDIYFKSLLKSQEIGDRYGEARVLLSIGMQYAKNKDIESAEQYLQESTLIAEAVKARSIMCQAYRALANVYEQKKDFERALGYYKAFDSIKEELLSKDITGKINALKQNFELHTVQKELELFRTKNEELIGAFRDLQSLNISLQAELDLKTRVVNELRSKNDAKDAEPRKDFLTNLYTLRAVSPKLKHLFDSAKRQGKELSIAVIEIDLFKQINSRYPSQIMSEVLKKVAQILKEHIRTEDILVRYLGSSFVLLMPDLPAVRAFIICEKMRQAVESFRWGMLASGLKITVSFGLADDLKVPSYEKLIRLAEMKLQQTERSGGNQVRS
- the plsY gene encoding glycerol-3-phosphate 1-O-acyltransferase PlsY, with translation MLSVITILVVSYLIGSIPTSILVSKFVKGIDIREFGSGNAGGTNVFRVLGWQAGLFVTLFDMLKGVAVVLWVVAYFELNQLDQMPDINRVALQLLAGISAMIGHVYTIFAGFKGGKGVSTAAGIMIGIAPVTMLIVLGVFFTVMLSSRYVSLSSMIAALSFPVTIAIRKYIFELGNGLDYYVNIFGTSHHIHDSLDYHLMIFGALVALTIVYTHRANIQRLRLGTENRVNLFSKKEK
- a CDS encoding NAD(P)H-dependent glycerol-3-phosphate dehydrogenase, whose translation is MAQAVGEPRLPCYSPKKAFRLLLWAYGASFAEKLQRERENTVYLKGIPFPENIQITNSEALAAESADMLVVATPAQAVRETLHRIHQTALSGKTLVNLSKGIEVKTGLRISQVIRQVHPEVQDEQIAILYGPSHAEEVCTEHPTTVVAASTCLETAKLVQDTFITPMFRVYVNDDVIGVEIGGSVKNIMAIAAGISDGLGFGDNAKAAIITRGIAEISRLGARLGANPLTFAGLAGIGDLVVTCSSRHSRNRYVGEMIGKGKSLDEIIQSMEMIAEGVETTRAVAALSKELNVDMPITQSVYEMLFEGKPVKQAVYELMTRDPKFELS